Part of the Imperialibacter roseus genome, CGTCATGGTTAGCTGTGACGTACAGCCATTACCACCCTGGGCAGGGTCGCTTGTGGCAACTACAGTATATTGACCACCCGCAAGACCAGTTACTTCGTTGTTGTTAATGCCGGGGTTTGAGCCGTTACCGGGATCTGAATTAGTAAGGGCTGTAGCCGTGGTCGCTCCGTAGTACCACTTAAAAGTATACCCGGTCGTTGTTCCTGACACACCATCGTCCATTACCACTCTCAGTCTACCATCAGCTGCCGTGCAGCCAGAGTTGGGTTCATTAACGACATTAGAAATCAAGAACTCGGGATAGTTGATGGTGCCGTTGGGAACCGTAAAAGTGATGTTGTTGGTGTTAACACACATTGAGGTGGTGTTGGTTATCACCACCGTATATGTGCCACCTAAAAGTCCGTTGACATTGGCTGTGCAAGTAGCACCCAATGCCAACCCTTTACATACCTCAGTTTGTGTGATATATGGAGTGCCACTAACCGTGCTTCCCTTGTAGATTTCAATTTTGTATCCATTTTCCGGTGTGATGCCGGTTTGGGTTGTTACGTCAAACTTCACTGATCCATTGCCAACAGTACAGCCAGTGTTGCTGCCTGTGACCGCAACCGCTCCGGAAAGATTTGGCTCATCTCTGGTTTGTTGAATCTGAAGGCCATTAAAAATTACGGAACAACCTGTGGTAAGATCAGTTGCTTTAATTGTATAGTTGCCAGCTTCAAGAGCAGGGAAGTTTCCGGTGCTATTGGTCGCTTGTATCTGGCCCGTAGCATTGTTTCCGGTAAAGAGGTCAAATTTGTATCCCCCTGCCGAAGCAACTCCTCCAGTCGTTACTGTTCCCGATGCATCAATGGCTCCATTTTTTGGATCTGCTCCTGAGTTGGGGCAGGCCCTTCTTGGAGTCACAAATGCATTGCCATTATATGCAGGATCCACCGTTCCGCTGGCTACCGTAAGCAATTTCGTATTGCTGCAACCAGAAGCTGTATGTGTCACCTTTACTGTGTACTGACCGCTGTTCAGCTGGAGTAGTTTGTTGCCACTTACAATTGAACCTGTTCCCGTAGTAGCGGTAATCTTGTTGGCATTAGAGGTGCTGTTACCATTATAGAAGGTAAATGTATAGCCTGCTGTGGCTCCAGAGGTGCCAAACACTTCTAATTGTCCATTATATGGTACAACACATCTTGTGTTTGACGTAGAATTGGCGGTAATGGCTGGTGCGGAAGTATTATTCAGGATGGTTACTGTAACAGGTTCAGAAACACATCCGCTGGAGTTGATCGCCTGAACAGTATAGTCTCCGAAAGTTAGCCCTGTAACAGTGGCACCGGTATAGTCCTCAACAAGTTTGATGCTTGTACCCTCATACCACTTAAATGTAAAGCCCGCAGTGGCACCGCCAGATGACGCTGACACAGCTCCACTAAATAAATTTGCACAACTGGTAACATGAGACGTCACCTGGGCCTGTACTGATGGCGAAGCTAGTGTAGAAGTAACGGTTTCTTCCTCAACAGCCTGGCAACCACTCGTATTGTTGATGACTCGTACAGAATAGTTCTGCGCCTTGAGGTTAGTTGCCACCGGCCCTGTAGCAAAGCTTGATGTAAAGTCAACGCCCACGTACCATAGAAAGGTGTAACCAGTGGTGGTGGCAACACCATTTACGTCGACGTAGGCTTCAAGGGAACCATTGGGACTGCCACAATTCGTAACCGGTTGGAGCTGGTTTACTACTACAACCGGGGCTTCTGTTACCCTGTCAATCGTCACAGTAAGTGGTAGCGCATCGCAGCCATAGTCCGAAGTGGCCTGAACTGTGTAGGTTCCTTCAGCCATTGTATTGTAGGTAGCACCTGTATATACCAGATCAGCAGGGTTGGTATTCCCAGGAGTGCCGTTATACCATCTGAATGTGTATCCGGCAGTGATGTTAGATACACTCGGGGGGGCATCGCCAGTTACATGTATGTCATCAATATTGTAGTATTCACCATTATTATCGTTCTTAAATTCCACTATCACCTGCAAAGTGCTGCCAAGCTCCCCATTGGGAATTAGCTTGGCGGCCGAAGTGCTGCCGCCAGAAATATCGTCATTTTGACTAAAGAACTGCACCTTGGCATTACTACCGATTTTGTAGTAGGCCTTGATATAGTCTGAACTCTCCAGTTGCCCGATTTCCTGTATGCTAAGCTGGACTGTAACGTTTGAATACCCGGTTGTGGTAATGGCTCCCGATGTCCAGGTAAGTACATTGCCACCCGAGTCATTTACCTCAAATTTCTTATTGCCACTGTAGTTCACCACCTTGGCATAGTCGGCCGAGGTCGCACTTTTACTCCACGATGTCGTGCCATTGTCCACAGTAGCATCTGTTGCCAGCTCATTGAAGGTCTCTTTCCAAATAGAAACGCCATTATTGGCGACGACTCCGGAACCTACATAAGCAGCCGCTGATCCGTTGTCAGGAAGAGCGTCGTTGCAAAGTTCATTATCTGTTAGCTTGTCCAGGTTGAAGTTATAATCGACGCAGGTCACATCTATGTAGGCCCACTCCTGGGAACAAAGGCTGTAGCAACGGCCAACGGGCACGTCACATATTTGATATTGAACGGAGTCTCTTCCAGCAAAACCAACATTCGGGGTATACATAATATCCAACGTTGTGCCGTCAATGTATGATGACCCGTTGGCAGCTGATGTGACGATTGTAAAAGTCCAGAGGGAATCAAGGTCAGGATTCAGAACAATGTCATTATCTCTTACAGTTAATAATTTGCTGGTGTTTTGGGGAGTGGTATAAAAGTCTTCTGCTGTTAACGGAGGCTGTTGCCCACCACTTAAACATACGGTCTGCTCGTTTCTAGCTCCGCCAGTAGAACCCGTAAAACCATAATTCACGTTTGTAACACCACCGAAAACAGTAGTGATCATGTCTGCGGTATGTGAGATTCGCAGCTGCTCTTCCACATACATTTGTATTGTCTGAGTTCCGTCAGCGTTTGGTTGCCAAAGGATCACATAATCATAGCAGCTATTGTCTTCTATGTTTGCAAAGTCGGGATGTATTTGCGGAGTTTTAGTACTCTCTAGTTCATTGGTACGGGGGTCGCATATATTTCCATTGTATGATATTGCAGTATGATCGTACGAAGGATCGTCACCTGCGTCTCCGGGACATTCTGTATTCCGCCATGTATCGAATTCAACAGCCACAGATGGGAGAATTTTGTTAGCGAACTGATAGTCTCCAAAGCCTAATCCACCGCCCGCACGACCGGTTGCTTCAAAACCTCTGGGGTCTGTTTGCAACACGAAGCCAAATCCGTCAGCGCCACTGCCATCTTTGTCGCCAGCAAAAATGATGAAATCAAGCCTGAAGGGCTTAGTCAAATCTAGTTTGGTATTCCACCAAAGTCTGCCAAAACGATTGTTGGCATCTTCGGTAATCAAGTAACACCGCTGCGACAAGGAGTAGGCATCTCCCCGGGTGGTAAACCCGTCGTTGAAGTCGGGGATAAAGAATGATGAAGTGTTCGGCAGTGGGGCATTCAGCGTCTTCGGGAGCTGGGCCTTTACCTGAGATGTAAATGAAAGCAGTAGTAGGATAGCTACAGAAAAATGGGCTAGGCTGTGTCGTCTCATGGTATTTTTCGAAATCGTGGCGTTTCTCAAAACTGAAAATACTTATTCGGCTAAACTCAAAGGCTATAAAACTATAGTTTTTTAATTTGAGCGCTTTCCGTTCTTAGATTGTTAATACAATTTAAAGAAAAAGTGTAACCCATCTAAGAGTAAAAGAATTGAAAAATAATTTTTTGAAGAAAAAATGTAATGATTCTTATATGCATCAGGCATATATACTTGCAGATGATTGAAAGGATAATTTAACCGTCGAATATACACATAAAAGTTAAATATCACTGAGCTGGCTGTGTTGTCATCTAAAAAGCAATATGCTCCCGTTTTGGCTCCTGGTGGCGTCGTCGCAGATGAAAACGTAATAGTAAACACCCTGCTCCACATCATTTCCATTGACCCTACCTGCCCAGTCATTGTTGTATGGTTTCTTTTCCAAAATGGCTCGTCCCCGGCGGTCGTAGATCACCACCTTACAATCCTGGTTGAACTCGACATTTTCGACGCTCCACACATCATCGATACCATCTCCGTTGGGTGAGAAGGACTTCATTGGCTGGGGAGATTCGTCCGGAATGACGATCAATGGGATACTGGCGGAGACCTCGCAAAGATTGGCATCAAGGGCAGTTACCACGTAGAGGTATTCTCTTTGGTTGGATGCATTCAAAACATCGCCAAACTCATAAGTGCCTGTAACAATCGGGTTGGCGATGGTTGGGTCATCCATGCCGGTTATCGGCGTCCAGTCAAGTATTTCAGAGGCACCAGTAACATTGAACTGAGTAGTGTCAAATTCATCTATAATGGACCTGTTCGACACGGCCGTTATAGAGTTTGAGGTATCGAAGTTTACGATGTCGACTGTGCTGGTGATAATACACTGAGCATCGTCAACAATTGTCAGAGTGTAGGTTCCGGGATCTATTACGCTAATAGCATTCCCTGTTTCTGAGGTACTCCATGCGTAGGACACAAAGTTGTCGGCTACTTCAAGACTCACTTCATTTTCAGGGCATTTCTCAACTCCGTCTGGTGTTTCGATCGACACAACAGGCACCGCCCTTACTTCGATTGATTTCGTGGCTGTGGTGACGCATCCGGCAATTTCATCGTAGCCGGTTGTCAGTTTTACTGAGGTAGTCCCGGCTGTTGCGAAGGTATTTGATGCGTTAGGGGTAGTGCTGTCTGTAGTTCCGTCACTAGTGAAGTCCCAGGCATAGTTGAGCGTAAGGCCGGCTTCTCCGGTAGATTCGGCGGTAAATTCGGTTCCTACATTCACACAAATGGCATCTACTGAAGTGAACTGAGTCGCCGGTACTGCTTTTTTTGTAAGTGTAGCCGCCGGGCTTGTCACTGCGCAACTTGTTACCGGGTCTGAAATTTTAATGGCATAAGCGCCACTAGCGCTAGCCGATAAAGATGTTGTCGTTTCGCCTGCTACATCCTGTCCATCGGCCACCCATTGGTAATTATATCCCGCAAAGGAAGCGGCTGAAAGAGCTACCGAAGCGTCTTCGCAAAAAAGACCTGTGCCCTCGAACCTGACGGCTACCGGAGGAAGACTTTTTATCTCAGCTCTCAGCTGGGTAGGAGGGCTCAGGCAGTCCGATGCCGTTACATAACGAAGGGTGTAGATTCCAGCCTTGGCGGGCTGAAAGTTGGCAACACTTAGAACCGCTTCGGTAGATGCAAAACCGTCGGGCCCAGTCCATTGGTAGGATTTTGCTCCAGCAATTGTACCATCAATTTGTAGTGTTTCCCCGGCGCAGATTGGCGCAGGGTCAACCACCCCGGGTGGAGTGGGTGGTGTTCCGGTAACGAGCAGTTGCGAAGAGTTGGCTGAATTAGCATCGCACGCTCCGTCGTTCGACTTGATATTGACCCTAATGAAGAGATTGCCCTCAGGCAGGCTCGACAGATTGAGAGATGAAGAAGTCTCTGCCTGGGCCGTAAATGGTCCGGAGGCACTGGAAGCGGTTTCCCACGTGTAGGTATGCCCGATGCTTTTTGTTGCCTCTACAGTGAAATCTGTGCCAGTACAAACAGTGGCACTGCTTGGCGTTATTGTTGGCGAAATACAATTTCTGTTGGCAATAACAATCAGCTCGTTGTTCGTTATGCCTGCTGCCAGCAAGTCGGGCTTTCCGTCGGCATTTACATCAGCAATCTTCACATTTCGGGTTGCGGTTCCGGCTGCGATGTTGAATCTATCGAAAGTGAGGCCGGTCGTCGACGTGTTGACAAGGGCGGTTACGTTGTTGCTGGTGGTGCTGGCCACCAGCAGGTCAAGCTTGCCGTCACCATTCAGGTCGCCAAGGTCAAGTCCCCAGGCACCCGACGATACACTAAATGAATTTGCCGCACCGAAGGCGATAGCACCGCCAACTTCGCTGGTTTGGTTAAGGATAACAGATACAGCATTGCTGACAATTTGTGTTGTGGCAATGTCGTTCAACCCGTCCCCATTTAAGTCGCCAACAACCAGGTTGGCAAGGTTGCCTGAAACCGGCAGGGTGACCGACGGGCCAAAGGCGATGGTACCGGCGTTGCTAATATTGGGCAACACAAAGATGTTAGCCTGCTGAAGTGCGCAAGCTACAATCTCAGGGAACCCGTCATTGTTTAAGTCCTTCACGTCCAGTCCGAATGATCGACTGCCGCCGATGCTGAATTGTGCGGGTTGAGCAGCAAAGCTGAGTGTGCCGACAGTAGACGTGTTTTTGAATGCATCTATTTGATTATCAACCTGATTGGAGGCAATTACCTCTGGTTTTCCGTCCCCGTCAAGGTCAATAATGGAGATACGACCTACATTCTTTCGGTTGCCTGAGCCGTCAGGAGGAAGCGTGAGCGAAATAGGCGCTGCAAAGCTTATGGCACCTACCGTACTTGTGTTGCGGAAAGCGAAAACTATATCACCCGGTGTTACACCGGCAATCGCTCTGGTCGCCAGCAAATCTGGCTTTCCGTCTCCATCCAAATCGCCACAGGCCACACTCAATGTTGGTTCATTGATGAGCAAGGAGGGCAAGTTTGCGGTGGTAAATGTAAGTGTTGAAATATCACTTGTGTTTCTGTAAACAGGCACTCTGGAAGCCTGGTCGTTGTTGTGTGAGCTTGCTGCATCAATTACCCCGTCACCGTCAAAATCACAGGCGCAGAGGTCGTACATGCCGTTTTGACCGGAAGCGAACTTCGCTGAGGCGTCGACTGCTGCTGCGAGAAATGAAGTGCCGCCAAAGCTCAAGGTGAAGAACTCCGATGAATAGCCGATGAGCCCATTAGTAAGGTTGGTTACCGATACATTGCCAAAGGTTGCATTGCCGGGAATCGTTACCTCAAGCAGGTTGGCTGAAGCATAGGTGACAGTGCCGACACCGGCACCGAATCGCACCTTGATGTTAGCTGCGGAAGTAGGGAAATTGATGCCCGAAATAGTGAGTTTATCGCCTGCCGCCGCCGTTGTTTTATCCAGATTTGTTATAAAAGGCCGTTGGGCCATCACGTTGAAAGCAAAGAACAGCAAACTGACTATCATTAACACAATCCGCCTCATATCCATTTTCCGATTTCTTACACTAAGATAAAGTCCCCCTGAACTCCAAGACTGCTTTGATGTCCACCTGATGGGGTTAGACGACAATTTAAAATGGCTATTAATCATCTTCATTATCATTTAACGGTAAATACCCATGTCTTGCTTAGTGTGGGGCTCTTTCTTAACCTGTCTCTTTCCTTTTCAGCCTGTGGCAAACTTTGTGAACTGTATATCTGCACGTAGTACAAGTTCTTGGGTGAATGATATCCTACCTGAGTAAAATAACCCTCATCGAGCAAGGTGTCACTATAGTTTTGGGCGTTGTCGAAACTGGCAAATGCGCCAACTATTACGTAATTGCCAGGGGCCATTTCCAAGAGGTTTCTGCCACTTCGTGGTGTTGGGGAGGTCGGAGTAGGCGCAGGCACGGTTTCAGTGCTTTCCACAATTCGAGGCGCAGCATTCACTCTGGTTACAGGCTCATATTGAACAAGTAATTCCTGGCTCCCGTCAGCATGAATTTTTTTCACAGTGAAGCCCATTTCTTTTTGCCCTGAACTTCCAACCCTAACCAATGGTTTCTCTCCGTCTTCAGCAATTTGCCACTGCTCACCGTTGGCTTTATCCGGTGCCGGCACCCAAATCGTCGATTCCTCCACGTCACCATTGGGTAGCGAGTTCCTGAATAAAAAGCCAACCTGGTCTTCTCCTTTGATTGTTCTTGTGGGGCGGGCACCGGTGTTACTCACGAGTTTAAAGTTATTGTTTGGATCAGTCTCCTCTTTTCTCCCTTGCACACCAATTTTCACGCCTTGCTTCCTAAGATCCTCTTTAAGGAGTGCCTCGCTCGAATAAGCAGGAGACCATACAGTAGACACCTTTGATGGGAGGCCAGGGCCAGAAACTCTCCACTGCAAGCCCACTTCTTTCTGTCCATTTGGAGCGGTTCGTTCTTCCACGTTGTCAATTGAGTTGACAAGCGACCACCTTTCCTCAGAGTTGAAATCAGCTACAGGAATAAAGCTTACGGTGTATTCGGTATTTCCTTGTGCATTTTTTCGGGAAAGCGTCACACCCTCTTGTTTTGTTCCGTTCAGCTCTCTCTCTATAGGAGCCCCCTCATTTTCGGAGACATAAGCCCAGTTTGTTGCTTTTGGTGCGGCGGCAACGTTGGAAGCGGGCTTAAGTGCTTCCTTTTTCACCACCGGCTCATATTCTACCATCAAGTCCTCAGTGCCATCGGGGTGGATTTGCTTAAGAATTACGCCAAGTTCTTTCTCTCCATTAGGGCCAATTCTTATCGCAGGCTTCTCGTTGGGATCCGCCAACTCCCACCTTTCGCCAGTATTTGGATCTGGCGCAGGCACCCACACAATAGTTTCCTCCACACTTCCGTCTGCCAAAGTATTTTTAAACACAAAGCCCACCTGCCTTTCACCATTAACCGTTCTTTCTGGCATAGTGGAGCGGCTGCTTGACAGCGCAAAATTGTGAGCAGCATCTGGATTCTGGCTGGCAGTCATGTCTACTCCAGAGGCTGCCATCCCAGTCTTCATTTCGGCCTCTGATGTGTAGACGGGCGACCAAATAACTTTGTCTTCTATGGAACCATCCTCGTGCTTCACACGCCAAAGTACACCAACTTCCTTTTGTCCATTGGCATTTACCCGCTCCTGTGCGGCTCCTGCATTGTTTACCAGCGACCATACTTCCTCTGACCCAAACTTCGCTTCAGGAATAAAGCTAACGATGAACTCCTTGTTTCCCTGGGCGTTTGTCCTTGTCAGCGTAACACCTTCTTCGGCTTGTCCGGCAGCATTCGTTCTTGAAATGGGCGCTCCGTTGTTTTCAGAAACGTATTGCCATGCAGAGGCTCCTGCTGGCTTCGTCTCCTCTACAGGTTTTTCAGGTGTGTCGTCAGCCAGAAGCGCACTCTTCTTCTCTTCCGGCTTTGTGTTGTTCAACGCCTGTAGCCTTTCTTCTTCACGCTTTTTCCTTGCCTCTTCGAGTGCCAATTGTCTGGCCGCCTCTTCATCTCTTTCCGCTTTTGACTTCGAATGGCTCTTTATGAAGGAAGAAACATGTTCAGCGTGCTCTTTTCTGGTTCCCAAATGAAGTCCCAGGTGTATTTCATGAGATCCGGTGGAGAAAGTTGCCAGGTCAGAAGAAGGCAAATCATAGGCATAGCCAACCGCCAGACGTTCCGCTATTTTTATACCTGCCAACCCCACAAAACCGGCATCTTGCCGATAGGAAGCACCCACCCACACAAGGTGCTTGATATGAAAGATGTTGGTGACTTCATATTGGCTATTGCCGACTCCTGAGTATTTATATAGTATGTGTGGCTCCCAGGCAAGGGCATCGTCAAAAAGACTTTGACGATAGTTGGCCTTGAATAATATGTTGTCGACAGGAGTAACCCTGACCGGACTCAGCGTTTTTTGACTGAGAACGTCGTGACTGATGAGGCTTGGCAGAGAAAAACCGGCATTGAACTTGCCAAAGTGATAAGTGACACCAAAGTCGCTCCTCATATAAAAATTATTGTCGAGAAGATTGACCAATGCAGGGTCGGCGCTGTTGCCAATGGCGTCCAAATCCACCGCATTGTTACCGGCACCTAGTGAAAGACCGAACCTTAAATAGTGTTTCCGGTCGAGAGGTAGCAGGTAGCCTCCAGTTACTCTGAATGAATTGTCTGTTAGCGGCCCTTGCCTGTCGGTGCTAATTTCTCCGCCTAT contains:
- a CDS encoding FG-GAP-like repeat-containing protein, with amino-acid sequence MDMRRIVLMIVSLLFFAFNVMAQRPFITNLDKTTAAAGDKLTISGINFPTSAANIKVRFGAGVGTVTYASANLLEVTIPGNATFGNVSVTNLTNGLIGYSSEFFTLSFGGTSFLAAAVDASAKFASGQNGMYDLCACDFDGDGVIDAASSHNNDQASRVPVYRNTSDISTLTFTTANLPSLLINEPTLSVACGDLDGDGKPDLLATRAIAGVTPGDIVFAFRNTSTVGAISFAAPISLTLPPDGSGNRKNVGRISIIDLDGDGKPEVIASNQVDNQIDAFKNTSTVGTLSFAAQPAQFSIGGSRSFGLDVKDLNNDGFPEIVACALQQANIFVLPNISNAGTIAFGPSVTLPVSGNLANLVVGDLNGDGLNDIATTQIVSNAVSVILNQTSEVGGAIAFGAANSFSVSSGAWGLDLGDLNGDGKLDLLVASTTSNNVTALVNTSTTGLTFDRFNIAAGTATRNVKIADVNADGKPDLLAAGITNNELIVIANRNCISPTITPSSATVCTGTDFTVEATKSIGHTYTWETASSASGPFTAQAETSSSLNLSSLPEGNLFIRVNIKSNDGACDANSANSSQLLVTGTPPTPPGVVDPAPICAGETLQIDGTIAGAKSYQWTGPDGFASTEAVLSVANFQPAKAGIYTLRYVTASDCLSPPTQLRAEIKSLPPVAVRFEGTGLFCEDASVALSAASFAGYNYQWVADGQDVAGETTTSLSASASGAYAIKISDPVTSCAVTSPAATLTKKAVPATQFTSVDAICVNVGTEFTAESTGEAGLTLNYAWDFTSDGTTDSTTPNASNTFATAGTTSVKLTTGYDEIAGCVTTATKSIEVRAVPVVSIETPDGVEKCPENEVSLEVADNFVSYAWSTSETGNAISVIDPGTYTLTIVDDAQCIITSTVDIVNFDTSNSITAVSNRSIIDEFDTTQFNVTGASEILDWTPITGMDDPTIANPIVTGTYEFGDVLNASNQREYLYVVTALDANLCEVSASIPLIVIPDESPQPMKSFSPNGDGIDDVWSVENVEFNQDCKVVIYDRRGRAILEKKPYNNDWAGRVNGNDVEQGVYYYVFICDDATRSQNGSILLFR
- a CDS encoding PorP/SprF family type IX secretion system membrane protein; this translates as MRKRILWLFLSFLPFLSEAQQVPVYSQFFMNPYLYNPAFAGIEGHTVVFFMHRQQWVGIEGAPQYSHVVFHTPLKNRLAIGGEISTDRQGPLTDNSFRVTGGYLLPLDRKHYLRFGLSLGAGNNAVDLDAIGNSADPALVNLLDNNFYMRSDFGVTYHFGKFNAGFSLPSLISHDVLSQKTLSPVRVTPVDNILFKANYRQSLFDDALAWEPHILYKYSGVGNSQYEVTNIFHIKHLVWVGASYRQDAGFVGLAGIKIAERLAVGYAYDLPSSDLATFSTGSHEIHLGLHLGTRKEHAEHVSSFIKSHSKSKAERDEEAARQLALEEARKKREEERLQALNNTKPEEKKSALLADDTPEKPVEETKPAGASAWQYVSENNGAPISRTNAAGQAEEGVTLTRTNAQGNKEFIVSFIPEAKFGSEEVWSLVNNAGAAQERVNANGQKEVGVLWRVKHEDGSIEDKVIWSPVYTSEAEMKTGMAASGVDMTASQNPDAAHNFALSSSRSTMPERTVNGERQVGFVFKNTLADGSVEETIVWVPAPDPNTGERWELADPNEKPAIRIGPNGEKELGVILKQIHPDGTEDLMVEYEPVVKKEALKPASNVAAAPKATNWAYVSENEGAPIERELNGTKQEGVTLSRKNAQGNTEYTVSFIPVADFNSEERWSLVNSIDNVEERTAPNGQKEVGLQWRVSGPGLPSKVSTVWSPAYSSEALLKEDLRKQGVKIGVQGRKEETDPNNNFKLVSNTGARPTRTIKGEDQVGFLFRNSLPNGDVEESTIWVPAPDKANGEQWQIAEDGEKPLVRVGSSGQKEMGFTVKKIHADGSQELLVQYEPVTRVNAAPRIVESTETVPAPTPTSPTPRSGRNLLEMAPGNYVIVGAFASFDNAQNYSDTLLDEGYFTQVGYHSPKNLYYVQIYSSQSLPQAEKERDRLRKSPTLSKTWVFTVK